A window of Micromonospora eburnea genomic DNA:
GAGGAGCGGAGCAAGCTCTACCGGAGCATGCTCTCCGGCAAGCGGCTGCTCCTGGTTCTCGACGACGTCCCGCCGGACCTTCAGGTGCTGCCGCTGCTGCCCGGCAGCTCGTCCTGCGCGGTCGTGATAACCAGCCGGCTGCGCCTCACCGGCCTGCCCGGCGCCCGCCAGGTCGCTCTCGACGTCTTCGATCTCGCCCAGTCGCTGGAGATGCTGACCACGTTGGTCGGCCCGGACCGGGTCGCCGCCAGCCAGCAGGACGCCTCCGAGCTGGCGAAACTCTGCGGTGGCCTGCCGCTGGCGCTGCGGATCGCCGGCGCCCGCCTGGTCTCCCGTCCCCACTGGCGGCTGGGCGGGCTGGTGCACCGACTCCGGGACGAGGCGAAGCGGCTGGACGAGTTCACCCACCACGGCCTGGAGCTGCGCTCCAACATCGAGCTGGCCTACCGAGCGCTCGACGGTGTGGGGCAGCGGTTGCTCCGGCTCTGCTCGCTGTTGCGGGCCCCGGACTTCCCGAGCTGGACCGCGGCCGCCCTGCTGGACAGCAGCGTCATCGAGGCCGAGGACATCCTGGAGAGCCTGGTCGACGCCCAACTCGTCGACATCGTGCAATACCCGGACGCCTCGCCGCGCTACCGGCTGCACGATCTGATCCGCGTGTACGCCGCCGAGAAGCTGGGCGAGGTGGAAACCGAGCGGGAGCGGGTGGTGGCGCTGGCCCGGGTGCTCAGCGGCTGGCTGGCCCTCGCCGAGGAGGCGCACCGCAGCGACTACGGCGGCAACTACACCACCCTGCACGGCACGGCCACGCGTTGGACCATGGACCCGGCCGACGTCGCCGAGCATGTCGGCGACCCGGCGGACTGGTGGGAGGCGGAACGCCGGGCGCTGGTCGTCGCCGTCCGGCAGTCCGCCGACGCCGGCCTGGTGGAGCTCTGCTGGGACCTCGCCCTGACCGCGGTCAGCCTCTTCGAGTCCAAGGGATACTTCGATGACTGGCGGGAGTGCGCCACCACGGCGTACGCCGCCGCGGAGCGGGCCGGCAACCGGGTGGGCATGGCGGCGATGCGCTACTCGCTGGGCACCCTGCACATGTTCCAGACCCGGCTCGCCGAGGCGGACGTCTGTTTCGCCACCGCGCTGGAGATCTTCGCCGAGGAGGGCGTCGAGCACGGCAGCGGCCTGGTGCTGCGCAACGCCGCGCACATCGACGGCCTACGTGGGGACACCGGGTCGATGCTGGCGAAGTACGCCCGGTCGCTGGAGATCATGCGCCGGGTCGGGGACCGGATCGGCGAGGCGCACATCATGCGCAGCCTGGCCCGGCACCGGATGGACGAGGGTGACCACGGCGGGGCGATCGAACTGCTCGACCAGGCCCTGGTCATCTGCCGGGAGACCGGCTGCCTGCGGGTCGAGGCGCAGGTGATGCACCGGTTCGCCGAGGTCTACCTCGCCACCGACCAGATCGAACTGGCCCGGCAGCCGATCTACCGGGCGCTGCGTATCGTCCGGGCCACCGGCGACCGGATCGGTGAGACCCACGCCCTTTACGGCCTCGGCATTCTCCGGCACCGCGAGGGACGGCCGGACAACGCCTCGATGATCCTGACCCACACCCTCAACCGGTCCCGCCGGCTCGGCGAGCGGCTGATCGAGGCGCGTTGCCGGTATTCCCTCGGTGAGATCGCCCTCGCCACCGGTCGGATCTCCGGCGGGATGGAGCATCTCCGCGCGGCGTGCGACCTGTTCGAGCACCTCGGCTCGACCGTCTGGTACGAGCGGGCCAACTCGCTGCTGGCCGACGCGGACCTGCTCACCGCCCATCCGGACCCGACGGTGGCCCCGGCAGCGAGCTGACCCGCCAAACGCCGTTGCGGCGCCATCCCCTGCCGGGATGACGCCGCAACGGCGGGCGAAGGCCGGTTCACCAGTGGGTGTCGGTCACGCACATGACAAGCTCGTCGCTCCAGTGGGTGTCCTCGGGGCACGCCTCGATGGCCTGCGAGACCTGCTGCCCCGGGCCGTCGGCGACGACCGCGCCGAAGCCGACGGCCGCCGCGACGACGAGGGCGGACTTGACAGTGGTGATGACGAGCGTGCGGGTGATGGACATTTCCGTTCCCTCCTGGATGTGGCCTCTGCCGTGGCGGCTTGCCATCACCAGACCGCCTCGCGCTATCGAGACGGCCTTCGATCGCTGTTCGAGATCAGAGGGCGGCCGATAGCTGTTCGAAGGTAACCCGATAGGACCGGCGCCCACGGTGTGATCGCAGACGAAACGACCACCGAAGGGAACGTCCGATGGACAGCATGATCCCCCGCCCTGGTGCCGACCCCTTCTGCGGCACCAAGGCGGTGGACCCGGTCGACACGGTGACCGAGCGGCTGATGACCGGTGGCACGGTCGTCCAGCCGACGGGCATCCGGGGCCGGGCCGGTTGCCCCGGGGCAGCCGGCCCGACGACCCGGCACCGCGCGGTGTACGACGCCGCGGTGCTGGTCGCCCTGGCAGCCCGACACCTGCTCGGTCCGGAGGTGATCACCACGTCGGTGATCGGCCGGGGGCTCGCCGTCCAGCTGCACACCATGATCCTCGCGCGGTACGTCCCCTGGATCAGTCACGTGTCGGTGTTCCTCACCGACGAACCGGCGACACCGGAGGAGGCATCCTCCGGGCGGGCCTACGACGACAGCGACCCGGCCCCGTCGTACTTCGACGCCCGGGTGGTCGACGAGCTGGACCTGGCCGGCATCGCGCTGGCCCGAGCCGCCTCGCCCGCGAAGTCCGCGTTCGGGTCGAACCTCGTGGTCGTCGCCGGGCCGGACGGCCCGGACGGACACTGGCCCCCGGGCACGCCGGTACACCTGGCCAAAGGGGCCCTGCTGGTCAACGCGTCCGGCCGGGACCTGCCGCCGGGCCTGGCCAACCAGGTCGGACAGGTCATCGTCGACGACCTTTCCCTGGTCGAGCAGGCCGCCGAGCACGGCCTGGCCCGGCCGGCACAGGCCCACCACAGCCCGCAGCCGCGCTACCGGCTCGTCGGTGACCTACGTCAGGTAGTGCTCGGCGAGCGCATCGGGCGGACCAACCAGGAACAGGTGCTGCTCGTCGAGTTGCTGAGCAGCGCCGTACCTCAGCTCTGCTGACCCGTTTCCCGCACCTCGCTGTCCCTGCCGCACCGCGGGGCAGCGCCGTCACCGTGGCGATCCGCCACCGTCGTTCACCCGTCACCGCCGCACCGGCTCACCGCCGACGGCAAGAAAGGACTCCTCATGTCCCACGAGGCCGAGATCCGGCAGTTCATCGTCAGCGCGTTCGCGCCCGACATTCCCACCGACCAGCTTCCGGACGACCTGGACCTGCTGGACAGCGGGATCGTCAACAGTCTCGGGCTGCTGCGTCTCATCGCCTGGGTCGGCGAACGCTACGGCATTCCGGTCGAGGAGCAGAACATCTCGCCCGTCCAGTTCAGCTCGGTGGCCGCGATCGCCGGCTTCGTGCAGGACACGCACAGCCTCGTGTGAGCCCACCCTTCCACCCCGCGTACCACGCGGTCCGTCTCCGTCCCGGTGCGCAGCAGCGCAGCGGTCCGTCACCGAAGGCACCAGAGCTACCGAAAGGAAAAGATCATGATCGTCAAGACCAAGTCCGGGGCTCCCGCCGTCGACTGGGGCAACGGCACGAGCTTCCGGCTGCTCGTCGAGAAGGACAACATGGGCTTCGCCGTCGCCCACACCGTGGTCGCGGCCGGTTCGAAGTCGCCGCTGCAGTACCGCAACCACCTTGAGGCCTGCTACTGCATCTCCGGCCGCGGTCAGGTGATCGCCGGTGGCGTCACCCACGAGATCGAGCCCGGCGTCCTCTACGCCCTCGACCAGCACGACGAGCACTTCCTGATCGCCGATCCAGAGCAGGACATGGAGCTGATCAGCGTGTTCAACCCGCCGCTGCGCGGCGACGAGCGGCACCACTTCGACGCGGACGGGTTCTCCGAGTACTAGCTGCTCCGCTCCGGGGTGGGCGGGTCCGCCCGCGCACCCCGGGGGCCCGTGTCCCATCCGATCCGTCCCCACCGGCACCCAGTCACAGAGGAGCACACATGAACGAGCACTTCTCGCTCTCGGAGGAGGTTGCCGACGCGCTGGCGTTCGGCCGACCCGTGGTGGCCCTGGAATCCTCCGGCGTCGTCCACGGCCTGAGCTATCCGCTCAACCTGGAGACCGCGCTGGACATCGACAAGGTCATCCGGGCCGGCGGCGCGGTACCGGCCCGGACCGGCATCGTCGACGGCCGGTTCGTCGTCGGCATGTCCGAGGAGCAGGTAGCGCTCTTCGCCACCACTCCGGACATTCCGAAGGTCGGCACCCGGGACATCGGCCCGACCCTGGCCGGCGGCGGACACGGCGGGACCACCGTCTCGGCCGCTCTCGTCGCCGCCGCGCAGGTCGGCATCGAGGTGTTCGCGGTGGCCGGCATCGGTGGCGTGCACTTCGGCGCCGAACGGAGCTTCGACATCTCCGCGGACCTGGTCGAGTTCACCCGGCACCGGATCGCCGTGGTCTGCGCCGGCGCGAAGTCGCTGCTGAACCCGGCGCTGACCATGGAATACCTGGAAACCCTCGGGGTGCCGGTCGTCGGTTACCGGTGCGACGACTTCCCCGCGTACTACAGCGTCTCCAGCGGCGTCCGTAACCCGCGCCGCATCGACGACCTGACGGAGCTGGCCGCCGCGATCCGACTGCACTGGGCGGTCGGCAACGACGCCGGTTTCCTGGTCACCCACCCGCTCGACGAGCTGGACGCGCTCCCCGCCGAGGAGATCTACGCGCTGATCCACGAGGTGCAGGCCGAGGCGGAGGCAGCCGGGGTGCAGGGACCGGCGATGACCCCGTACATCCTGAGCCGGGTCTCGACGGCGACCAAGGGGCGCACCGCCGCGGCGAACCGGTCGGTGCTCCTGTCCACCAGCGCTCTCGCCGCCGAGGTCGCCGGGGCGTTGCGGGAGCGGTCGTGAGCACCGCGATCCTTTTCGACCTCGACGGCACCCTGGTCGACACCCCGGCCGGGATGACCACCGTGCTGCGCGCGGTCGTCACCGAGCATGGCCGGACGGCCACCGACGACCAGCTGCGCCGTACCGTCGGCCGCCCGCTGACCGCCTCGTTGGCCACCCTGCTCGGGCTGCCCGTCGACGACCCCGAGGTGGGGCGGGCGGCGGACCGGGCCCGGCGGTTGTTCACCGAGCTGGTCATCCCGTCCGCCGCCCGGCTGGTCCTTCCCGGTGTACCCGAGCTGCTCGCCGCCCTGCGGGACCGCGGCCATCCCCTGGCGGTGGTCACCAGCAAGGTCCGGCCCAGCGCCATCGAGCTGCTGGCCGCCACCGGACTCCTGGACGCGTTCGACTCGCTCTCCTGCCACGGCATGGCCGAACGCGGCAAGCCGCACGCGGACCTGGCGCTGCTGGCCGCGGACGCGCTCGGCGTGTCACCCGCCCGCTGCATCGTCGTCGGCGACGCCGTGGACGACGTCCGGATGGCCAACGCCGCCGGCATGACCCCGTTCGGCGTCACCACCGGTGTGGCCAGCCGGGCCGAGCTCCTGCTGGCCGGTGCCCGCGCGGTCTTCACCGGCGCGGACACGCTCGGCCCGGCCCTGCTGCTCAGCGATTCCGATCCCCGTCCCGCCCGACCTCAGCCAGAGGTGATCTGACCATGTCCAGCACCGCCCGATCCGCGGTCGTCCCCGGCCGGCCGCCGTTCGCGGCCGCCACCCTGACCATCCTGGCGATCGCCCAGTTCCTGATCGCCCTCGACTACTCCATCGTCTACATCGCCCTGCCCCGCATCGGTGCCGAGTTCAACCTGACCGAGAGCTCCATCCAGTGGGTGGTGAGCGGGTACGCGGTGTTCTTCGCCGGTTTCCTGATCGTCGGAGGCCGGGCCTCCGACCGGTTCGGGCCCCGGAACCTGTTCATCGTGGCGATGGCGGCCTTCGGGATCGCCGCGCTCGCCGGCGGCCTGGCCACCGCACCGGCGATGCTGCTGGCGGCCCGCGCGATGCAGGGCATCGCCGCCGCCGCCCTCCAGCCGGCGGTCATCGCCCTGATCAACACCTCGTTCGCCGCCGGTCCGGCCCGCAACCGGGCGCTCGGCGTCTGGGGTACGGTCGGCGCCTCCGGCCTGGCCGCCGGAGTGGTGCTCGGCGGATTGTTGAGCACCGTCTCCTGGCGCTGGGTCCTACTGATCAACCTGCCGCTCGCGCTGATCTGCGCGATGGGCGCACCCCGGCTGCTGCCCCGGCTGCGCCCCCCGACCACCGGCCGCAACCAACTGAACGTGCCCAGCGCGATCCTGTGCACCGGCACCGTGCTCTCCACCACGCTGGCCCTGACCTGGGCGTCCAGTGACGGCTGGACGTACGGCGGCACCCTGGCCATGTTCGTCGTCGCCGCCGTGCTGCTGGTCGGCTTCGTCCTGCGGGAGCGGAGCAGCGACCAGCCGCTGGTCGACCCGCTGCTGCGACGTACCCGGTCACTCCTGGTCGGTTGCGGGGCCACCGCTCTCTACATGGCCAGCGTCGGCAACCAGTTCTTCGTGCTCACCCTGCTGCTCCAGCAACTGCGCGGGTACGGCCCGATCGCGGCCGGGATGGCGTTCCTGCCGATGGCGGTGGCGATCGCGGTGGCGAACTCGGCGGCCCCCCGGATCGTCTCCGCGCTCGGCGTCCGGCTGGCCCTGGCCCTGGCCTTCGTCGGCAACGCGACCGGTCTGCTGCTGCTGGCCGTCCAGGTGCACGGCGAGAGCTACGTCCTGCACCTGCTGCCCGGCCTGCTGATCACCGGTTTCGCGCACGGGGTCACGTACGTGTCGATGTTCATCGCCGGCACCGCCGACGTGGACGACCGCAACCAGGGGGTCGGCAGCGCCCTGATGACCACCTCCCAGTACATGGCCGGCGCCCTCG
This region includes:
- a CDS encoding AfsR/SARP family transcriptional regulator is translated as MLLRLLGPVELGSDNRSVNLGGTRQRIVLAVLALNTNRIVPVNQLIDAVWSTEPPSTARSQIQICISALRRLFDEVGRPDAISTRPPGYLLQLDPADVDSLRFAALTADARRQADAGAKAQAAETLRTALALWRGKALSGIPSEPVQRAATVLNDQWLAAVEERIQLDLDLGCHQEVTGELQGLVGEHPLRERLHTFLMLALYRCGRRADALEAARQARKVLAEELGLDPSEELHRLTRAILQRDPTLGATDEQPTPVARPADPKWAPPQPRTPAVVLPRQLPASITDFVGREPQLDQIRRLLAREPDGDQTLQGMPIVVISGMGGVGKSSLAIRTAHELSDHYSDGQLYADLRSWDRQDHTAELLARFLRALGLTGSAIPDGIEERSKLYRSMLSGKRLLLVLDDVPPDLQVLPLLPGSSSCAVVITSRLRLTGLPGARQVALDVFDLAQSLEMLTTLVGPDRVAASQQDASELAKLCGGLPLALRIAGARLVSRPHWRLGGLVHRLRDEAKRLDEFTHHGLELRSNIELAYRALDGVGQRLLRLCSLLRAPDFPSWTAAALLDSSVIEAEDILESLVDAQLVDIVQYPDASPRYRLHDLIRVYAAEKLGEVETERERVVALARVLSGWLALAEEAHRSDYGGNYTTLHGTATRWTMDPADVAEHVGDPADWWEAERRALVVAVRQSADAGLVELCWDLALTAVSLFESKGYFDDWRECATTAYAAAERAGNRVGMAAMRYSLGTLHMFQTRLAEADVCFATALEIFAEEGVEHGSGLVLRNAAHIDGLRGDTGSMLAKYARSLEIMRRVGDRIGEAHIMRSLARHRMDEGDHGGAIELLDQALVICRETGCLRVEAQVMHRFAEVYLATDQIELARQPIYRALRIVRATGDRIGETHALYGLGILRHREGRPDNASMILTHTLNRSRRLGERLIEARCRYSLGEIALATGRISGGMEHLRAACDLFEHLGSTVWYERANSLLADADLLTAHPDPTVAPAAS
- a CDS encoding phosphopantetheine-binding protein: MSHEAEIRQFIVSAFAPDIPTDQLPDDLDLLDSGIVNSLGLLRLIAWVGERYGIPVEEQNISPVQFSSVAAIAGFVQDTHSLV
- a CDS encoding ectoine synthase; amino-acid sequence: MIVKTKSGAPAVDWGNGTSFRLLVEKDNMGFAVAHTVVAAGSKSPLQYRNHLEACYCISGRGQVIAGGVTHEIEPGVLYALDQHDEHFLIADPEQDMELISVFNPPLRGDERHHFDADGFSEY
- a CDS encoding pseudouridine-5'-phosphate glycosidase, whose translation is MNEHFSLSEEVADALAFGRPVVALESSGVVHGLSYPLNLETALDIDKVIRAGGAVPARTGIVDGRFVVGMSEEQVALFATTPDIPKVGTRDIGPTLAGGGHGGTTVSAALVAAAQVGIEVFAVAGIGGVHFGAERSFDISADLVEFTRHRIAVVCAGAKSLLNPALTMEYLETLGVPVVGYRCDDFPAYYSVSSGVRNPRRIDDLTELAAAIRLHWAVGNDAGFLVTHPLDELDALPAEEIYALIHEVQAEAEAAGVQGPAMTPYILSRVSTATKGRTAAANRSVLLSTSALAAEVAGALRERS
- a CDS encoding HAD family hydrolase, whose protein sequence is MSTAILFDLDGTLVDTPAGMTTVLRAVVTEHGRTATDDQLRRTVGRPLTASLATLLGLPVDDPEVGRAADRARRLFTELVIPSAARLVLPGVPELLAALRDRGHPLAVVTSKVRPSAIELLAATGLLDAFDSLSCHGMAERGKPHADLALLAADALGVSPARCIVVGDAVDDVRMANAAGMTPFGVTTGVASRAELLLAGARAVFTGADTLGPALLLSDSDPRPARPQPEVI
- a CDS encoding MFS transporter — encoded protein: MSSTARSAVVPGRPPFAAATLTILAIAQFLIALDYSIVYIALPRIGAEFNLTESSIQWVVSGYAVFFAGFLIVGGRASDRFGPRNLFIVAMAAFGIAALAGGLATAPAMLLAARAMQGIAAAALQPAVIALINTSFAAGPARNRALGVWGTVGASGLAAGVVLGGLLSTVSWRWVLLINLPLALICAMGAPRLLPRLRPPTTGRNQLNVPSAILCTGTVLSTTLALTWASSDGWTYGGTLAMFVVAAVLLVGFVLRERSSDQPLVDPLLRRTRSLLVGCGATALYMASVGNQFFVLTLLLQQLRGYGPIAAGMAFLPMAVAIAVANSAAPRIVSALGVRLALALAFVGNATGLLLLAVQVHGESYVLHLLPGLLITGFAHGVTYVSMFIAGTADVDDRNQGVGSALMTTSQYMAGALGIAVLVLVLGTDPDPGRFGAAFLTTALAAGAGAVLALLGLPAKRTKDAPPVAGGPAEDAAARGPEPAGGRDAGGTGRPADVLVAGHEGSRS